The Candidatus Paracaedimonas acanthamoebae genomic interval TGAGACAATTGTTGTTAAGCCATTCGGACTCCCCTGCAGAATAAAAATCAAAGCAACACTAGAGATAAGTCCTTGCCATACAAGTTTTTTCTTGCCCGAAAGTCCTTTTGAATTTCGTTTAGTTAATTTTAAGTAATCATCTATACTTCCTAAAAAACCAAAACCTAAAGTTACAAACAAAACAGCCCATATATAAACGTCGGTTAAGTTCGCCCATAACAACACACTCAAACCAATGGCAAAAAGGATAAGCCCTCCGCCCATGGTGGGGGTTCCTTTTTTTGTCATCAAATGTGAGGCCGGACCATCTTCACGAATAGGCTGCCCTTCTCCTTGTTTGCTTTTAAGCCACCGTATAAAACGGGGACCCAAAATGAAACTAATCAAAAGGGCCGTTAAAATAGCACCCCCCGTCCTAAACGTAATATAGCGAAAAATATTAAAAGGTTGAAAAGTTGACGCATAAGGATAAAGAAGATGATAAAACATGCCTAAATACCCTCTACTTCATGATCAAGATTTAAGAGAGCCTCAACAAAAGCATACATACGCCCACGATGAGCATACTGCCCTTTGGACCCTTTGATCATAAAAATATCTCCCGCTTGTGCACATCTCACAACCGTTGGCACAAGATCAGTCACTTCTAAAGTATGAGCCCCTCTCATCCCCTCAGGAAGACTGTGATGGAGATGTTCCATTTTTTCTCCACAAGTAAAAACAAGATCAACCTTATTTGCGATTAAGTCTAGTTTAAGCCCCTCATGAATTTCTTGAGCTTTAGGGCCTAATTCTCGCATATCTCCTAAAATTGCAATTCTTCTTCCTGTGCCTTGAGGAACTAATGCTCCCAACACTTTTAGAGCCGCCCGCATTGAATCAGGACCTGCATTATAACTTTCATCAATCACTGTAATATGGCTATGCCCTAATTTTACGTGATGTTGTACCCCGCGTCCTTCAGGCAAAACTAAATTTGAAAACAATTTTGACGCTTCAATTACATTTAAACCGAGCGCCTTCATCACCCCCAGCACACCCAAGCTATTAAGAGCCCAGTGCTCTCCAGCAGCAGGAATACGGTAAGAAAAAAGTGTTTCATCTACCTTAGCTTCAACCCACAACCATCCCTCATCCATCATGCATTTTATTAAGCAGCAATCCGCTTCCTCATGGTACCCAAAAGTAACAATTTTAAGTTTTTTAGCTTTAGCCGCAGTGGCAGCTTGGGAATACATTGAATCATCGCGATTAAGAACAGCTGTTCCTCCCTCTGCCATTCCTGCAAAAATCTCAGCCTTCTCAGCCGCAATATTTTCTAGAGATCCTAAATGCTCAATATGCATTTCACGAATTGTTGTAATAAGAGCAACATGGGGTCGTGCAATCTGCGATAAAGGCGCAATCTCCCCGGCATGATTCATTCCCATTTCAATCACAGCGAAATCAAGGTTTGGCGCTATATTTGAAACCGTAAAAGGAACTCCCCAATGATTATTAAAGCTTCGCTCGCTTGCTTGCACTGATCCAAAAAAACTTAGCAAAAGAGCTGTCGCATCTTTCGTCCCTGTTTTACCAAAACTTCCTGTAATCGCAACTATTTTAGCTTGGGACCGAGTCCGCGCGGCACTTGCCAAATCATTCAGGGCCTTGAAAGTATCTTTCACAAGAATAAGGCGAGAATCTTCTTCAAATCCTGGAGGCAC includes:
- the murF gene encoding UDP-N-acetylmuramoyl-tripeptide--D-alanyl-D-alanine ligase; protein product: MKTIWTAQEVAQAVGAETKGTWIATGVGKDSRELNPKDLFIALKGPKLDGVEYIDAAFKAGAVGAVVDRVPPGFEEDSRLILVKDTFKALNDLASAARTRSQAKIVAITGSFGKTGTKDATALLLSFFGSVQASERSFNNHWGVPFTVSNIAPNLDFAVIEMGMNHAGEIAPLSQIARPHVALITTIREMHIEHLGSLENIAAEKAEIFAGMAEGGTAVLNRDDSMYSQAATAAKAKKLKIVTFGYHEEADCCLIKCMMDEGWLWVEAKVDETLFSYRIPAAGEHWALNSLGVLGVMKALGLNVIEASKLFSNLVLPEGRGVQHHVKLGHSHITVIDESYNAGPDSMRAALKVLGALVPQGTGRRIAILGDMRELGPKAQEIHEGLKLDLIANKVDLVFTCGEKMEHLHHSLPEGMRGAHTLEVTDLVPTVVRCAQAGDIFMIKGSKGQYAHRGRMYAFVEALLNLDHEVEGI